The genomic interval GCCACGGTGCCCCAGTTGTGCAAGCGTTTTAAACGAACCCGCACCAGCATCCAACGCATCCTCGTGGACATGCGTCGTGATCGGATCATGGAGCTGCCCCTGGATTACATCTACAACGAAGACTTTGAGACCGCCGTTCGCGAAAGCGAGTATCTCGGTCCCGAACCGGAACCGGCCACCGCGCCACGCAAAGTCCGCGTGCCGTCCGGGTTGCCAAGCTATCTCGCATCGCTGTACGACGTACCTTTGCTGACCCGAGAACAAGAGTACCACTTGTTCCGTCAGTTCAACTATCTGAAGCACAAAGCGAGCCGTCTGCGTGAAACGCTCGATGGCATCAACGGTGCCAAGAGCGCTGTGATGGACGAGATCGAGAAACTTTACGAAGACGCCGTTCGCGTAAAGAATCGCATCGTGCAATCGAACTTGCGTTTGGTGGTCTCCATTGCCAAGCGTCACGTCGCCAGCACTGATGACTTCTTTGCCTTGATCAGCGACGGCAACATGTCGCTGATCCGTGCCGTTGAAAAATTTGACTACTCACGAGGCAACAAATTCAGCACGTACGCTTCGTGGGCGATCATGAAGAACTTTGCTCGCACGATCCCGAGCGAGTTCAAGCATCGTGACCGTTTCCGCACGACCACGGAGGAACTGTTCTTGTCCCGCCAAGACGAGCGACAGGATCCTTACGCGGAGGAAACCGTCCAGCGTTCACGTCAACGTGAGCTGTCCAAGATCCTCAATCGGTTGGACGAACGCGAGCAGATGATCATCTCCGCGCGATTCGGCCTGCAACGTGGCAGCGAGCCGCTGACATTGAAGCAAGTCGGTGAGGAAATGGGCGTCACGAAAGAACGCGTGCGACAACTGGAGGCCCGTGCCTTGGCAAAGCTTCGCAGCGCCGCAGACGAAGCCAACATCGACGTCGAGTTGGGTTCGTAAGAGTAGCGGGCGATCCACAACAAACGTGGGGCAGGTTTTCAACCTGCCGCGCAAAAGGGAAACTTGGCAGGTTAAAAACCTGCCCCACGGATTACCGTATTTCGTCATGCACAGCATGACCTGCGAATGCTCCGCTGCAATCAGGTAGCTGCGGGGGACGTGCGGAAGATAAGTGTCGCAACATCCATCGTGCATCTCACTGGCTTGTGTTTGGTTGTGTTTTCAGGAACACTAATTGGCACTAATCGAACACTAATCAGCAGAAGTGCAAGCAAGCTAAACGGGGACGATTCTTGATGGGTGACCGTTAAGCTTGGCTATCGCGGACGTTTGTCTCCGATTAGTGTTCGATTAGTGAAGATTCGTGGTTTCCCATCTCATGAAGCCGCATCGCAGATTATAGGGAGAGAGCACCTTGTTGTGGTGGTTGGGCTAGGCCGTTTTGGTACTTGCGAAAACAGACGGTCACGGGTGGCGTCTCTCCAGCGTTGATCGACGTGATGGGCCGCTTTCGCGAATGTTTGAAGCCAATGCTTGAAGCGAGGGCCGTGCACCCGGCGGTGACGTCGGGCGAACCGGATGTCGTCATGCACAGCATGACCTACGATTCCCCCTTCAATAACATCAGTGATGGCAACACGACTCTGATTCGTACCGTACAATTTTCGCTGGCAAAATCGTTACGATTCCGCATCCCGAAAAGGCATTTCCATGAGTCGGTTCCCTTCATTCAGCCGGTCCATCGGCGTCACCCTGCTGTGCTGTCTCTGCGTCTCGGTATCCTTTGCGGATGATTGGAATCAATGGATGGGTCCGACGCGGGATGGGGTCTATCGCGAAGCAGGGATAGCGGACTCGATTCCCGAGGGCGGTCTGCCGATCCGTTGGCGGGTGCCCGTCTTCGGTGGATACGCCGGTCCGGCGGTGGTCGGTGATCGTGTTTACTTGATGGACTACGAACGCACCAAGGGCGAGATGATCGAGACGCCCGACGCGCGACCTGAACAAGAAGGATTTGAGCGGGTGCGATGTTTCGATGCCAACACAGGCAATCAGGTCTGGGAACACAAGTACGCGGTCAACTACAAGATCAGTTACCCTGCCGGCCCGCGGGCGACACCCACGGTGATCGACGGTGTGGTCGTGACGTTGGGCGCCCAAGGTGACTTGATCGCATTGAACGCAAGCAACGGCGAGATGATGTGGCAGGTGAACTTGCCCAAGACATTCAACGCCAAGACGCCAATCTGGGGTTTCGCGGCGCACCCGCTGGTCACGGACTCGATGGTCGTGACGATGGTCGGCGGTGATGATCAAGCCGCCGTGGCGTTTGATCGAGCCACGGGCAAGGTGCTGTGGAAGTCGGTCTCCAGTTCGGATGCCGGTTACTGTCCTCCGTCGTTGATTCAGGCGGGCGGAACTCAGCAACTATTGATCTGGCATCCTGATGCCGTCGCATCATTGGATCCCGCCACCGGCAAGCCGTATTGGACTGAGCCGCTCAAGCCCGATTATGGGATGTCGATCGCTCAGCCGATGCGTGAGGGTGATCATCTGTTTGTCACCGGAATCGAAAACAAGTCGATGATGTTGCAACTGGCATCGGATCGACCCGCGGTGACGAAACTGTGGGACAGCGAACCAAAAACGTCGATCAGTTGCAGCACCATGACGCCGGTGATCCATGACGGCCTGATCTTTGGTTGCGATGAATCGCTCGGCGCCGTCGTGTGCGCGAAAGTCTCTGATGGCCAACGGCTGTGGCACAACTGGCTGCCGGTTCGGCCGGACAATCAGCGACGATTGTCCGCCGGCAACGCGTTCATCACGCGGCACGCCCCCAGCGGCCGATACCTGTTGTTCGGTGAAACGGGTTTGCTGACACTGGCTGAGATGACGGCGGAGGGATTTCGTTCGTTGGGCCAGATGCAAGTCGTCGAGCCTACCCAAACGGCGTTCGGACGAAAGGTGATCTGGAGTCATCCGGCGTACGCACGCCAAACCGCGTTCATCCGCAACGACAAGGAACTGGTCGCGGTCGATCTGAGCAGCAGCAAGTGAGCCGCCGGGCGATAGCCCCCGGTTCTATCCGCACACCCAGGTCATGACGGAACCGGACGCTTTCTCTCTTGCCAATGGAGCCGTTTCCGACCTACTGGGGCTTTGGTGTTGCATTCGGATTCTCGATGAGACAAAGGGCTGATTTCTATTTGTCAATGGACGTGCTGTACATCTAGAGTGATGGGGCTGTTTTCCCGCTGAGTCCGGCAAACCACTCTGAGAGACACATGACGTCATCCAGTTCAGACGACCTGAGAAAAGAAATCGGATTCCTTGGCGCGGTCTTGGGTGACACCATCAGCGAACTGGAAGGCCAAGCGGCGTTGGACACCGTGGAAGAACTTCGTCGTGCCGCATGGGATCGACGCTCGGGCAGAGAAGGAGCCGATAAACGCATCAAGCAATTGATCTCCTCTTTGTCCGATCAAGAGTTACGCGTCGTCATTCGCGCCTTCACCACCTTCCTGGACTTGTTCAATGTCGTCGAAGATCGACGGCGTGTGCAGGTGCTCGAGCAACGATCGGCCGACGCGTTTCCTGAGCCTCGCTCGGAATCGGTCGGATCGGCCATCAATGAGCTGCAATTGCGAGGTAAGTCTGCTCAGGATGTTCAAGCGTTGGTCGACGAGATTCAAGTCGACCTCGTCTTCACTGCTCATCCGACCGAAGCCAAGCGGAGATCGGTGCGTAATAAGTTGCGAACGATTCGTGGGTTGATGAACGAGTATCACCGGCAGCAGCAACCCCATCGACGCGATCAAACAGAACGCAAGATTCGCGCCGAAGTGGCGAAGCTATGGCAGACGGATTTCATCCGGCCGTGGCGGCCATCGGTGATGCAAGAAGTAGCTCGTGGATTGTCGATCAAGTCCGTGTTGTGGGAGACCGTGCCCGAAATCCATCGAGAACTCAACGACGCGCTCAAACGCCAATACGGGGACGCGGTTCAGACGCGTCATCCAGGCATCGTTTTCGGATCGTGGATCGGAGGCGATCGTGACGGCCATCCAGGTGTGACACCCAAGGTGACTCGTCAAACGTTGCAATGGTTGCGTCGTGAAGCGATCGCGTTCCACTTGCGGACGGCTCAAGCTTTATTTGACTCATTGAGTCTCTCGGAGAGGCAAGTCCATCTCGGTGAAGCGTTGACCGAGAGCATTACTCAGGCGATCGGCAAATGGCCCGAGCTGGAAGAACGATTGTCAGGATTGCCACCAGGTGAGATCTGTCGCCGCTGGTTGTCGATCATTCGGTGGCGACTGGAGCAAACGTCAGACGACTTGGACGAAAATGCGTCTGATCAAAAGCCCGTTACCCAAAGTGCCGTCTATCGATCGGCTTGCGAGCTGGCAGGTGACTTGAATGCGTTGATCGACGCGACGAGCGAATTGCCCGTCTACCGGCACATCGCACCGTCACTGCAGTCTTGGAAAACACAGATCGAAACCTTTGGACTGCATTTGGCGAGGCTGGACGTTCGTCAGAACGCCAGCGTCTACTTTTCGGCGATCAACGAGATTTTGCGGAAAACAGGTCTCTGCGATGATCCCGACTCACTCAGCGAAGAAGACCTCTGTGAGTTATTGAGCCAAACGTTGCCACAGCGTCAATCACTCTCTGACGAAGGTTTCTCTGACAGCACTGCGGAAACCTTGTCGTTGTTTCGCACATTGCAC from Stieleria varia carries:
- a CDS encoding PQQ-binding-like beta-propeller repeat protein, with protein sequence MSRFPSFSRSIGVTLLCCLCVSVSFADDWNQWMGPTRDGVYREAGIADSIPEGGLPIRWRVPVFGGYAGPAVVGDRVYLMDYERTKGEMIETPDARPEQEGFERVRCFDANTGNQVWEHKYAVNYKISYPAGPRATPTVIDGVVVTLGAQGDLIALNASNGEMMWQVNLPKTFNAKTPIWGFAAHPLVTDSMVVTMVGGDDQAAVAFDRATGKVLWKSVSSSDAGYCPPSLIQAGGTQQLLIWHPDAVASLDPATGKPYWTEPLKPDYGMSIAQPMREGDHLFVTGIENKSMMLQLASDRPAVTKLWDSEPKTSISCSTMTPVIHDGLIFGCDESLGAVVCAKVSDGQRLWHNWLPVRPDNQRRLSAGNAFITRHAPSGRYLLFGETGLLTLAEMTAEGFRSLGQMQVVEPTQTAFGRKVIWSHPAYARQTAFIRNDKELVAVDLSSSK
- the ppc gene encoding phosphoenolpyruvate carboxylase translates to MTSSSSDDLRKEIGFLGAVLGDTISELEGQAALDTVEELRRAAWDRRSGREGADKRIKQLISSLSDQELRVVIRAFTTFLDLFNVVEDRRRVQVLEQRSADAFPEPRSESVGSAINELQLRGKSAQDVQALVDEIQVDLVFTAHPTEAKRRSVRNKLRTIRGLMNEYHRQQQPHRRDQTERKIRAEVAKLWQTDFIRPWRPSVMQEVARGLSIKSVLWETVPEIHRELNDALKRQYGDAVQTRHPGIVFGSWIGGDRDGHPGVTPKVTRQTLQWLRREAIAFHLRTAQALFDSLSLSERQVHLGEALTESITQAIGKWPELEERLSGLPPGEICRRWLSIIRWRLEQTSDDLDENASDQKPVTQSAVYRSACELAGDLNALIDATSELPVYRHIAPSLQSWKTQIETFGLHLARLDVRQNASVYFSAINEILRKTGLCDDPDSLSEEDLCELLSQTLPQRQSLSDEGFSDSTAETLSLFRTLHEAAEQYSMAAIGAHVISMTSAPSDAMTVLWFWEQTRPTGEATSDATLPIVPLLETVEDLQNGPAILSGMLSNDAYRQHLRRLGDRQMIMLGYSDSTKDGGYLSACWSLHEAQKNLVAVCEEFGVKVTFFHGRGGSLGRGGGPAARSILSLPRGTFDGHLRITEQGEVLADRYDDPAIAHRHLEQMIWSSLLAAGEPVRPDSEPWHVMMDQMAQASFEKYRELIEHPGFVSYFRRATPISEIEQLPIGSRPSRRKPDGGLADLRAIPWVFSWTQARCLVPAWYGLGAAMSDSVRDNAERAQLLTMYNEWPFFRAMIDNAELALAKSDLKIAMEYARLANKSDAADEIASMISLEYRSACNVVLALTGQDELLGGTSWLKESIRIRNRFIDPLNLIQVELLRRTADPPPETDLEELRHITRLSINGIAAGMRTSG
- a CDS encoding sigma-70 family RNA polymerase sigma factor, with amino-acid sequence MHENYRDSKIKELREQLRFVPKTKKIEQAAATEKLLSEIEADRSYAFDYVCFRITNYRPENASRHNIASVDLIHDLRLLIEDLSDSAELDVEDVGEQVHTVNELSRLFKVSTKTISRWREAGLVSRRLLFGGRKRVGFLHSSVERFVSNNKDKIRRGERFSQLSDDEKSEIIERARQLVDSGASLSDVTRQLASRMGRSPETIRYTLKNFDAEHQAVAVFPNVRSVLTDDDKRTIFGLYLKGATVPQLCKRFKRTRTSIQRILVDMRRDRIMELPLDYIYNEDFETAVRESEYLGPEPEPATAPRKVRVPSGLPSYLASLYDVPLLTREQEYHLFRQFNYLKHKASRLRETLDGINGAKSAVMDEIEKLYEDAVRVKNRIVQSNLRLVVSIAKRHVASTDDFFALISDGNMSLIRAVEKFDYSRGNKFSTYASWAIMKNFARTIPSEFKHRDRFRTTTEELFLSRQDERQDPYAEETVQRSRQRELSKILNRLDEREQMIISARFGLQRGSEPLTLKQVGEEMGVTKERVRQLEARALAKLRSAADEANIDVELGS